In Labrus bergylta chromosome 11, fLabBer1.1, whole genome shotgun sequence, one genomic interval encodes:
- the LOC110001672 gene encoding olfactory receptor 11A1-like, which translates to MINSTQVLYFTLSAYLDTKGFKSLYFIIIMCLYAFILLSNLLLIVVICVNRSLHEPMYIFLCSLFVNELFGSTGLFPLLLVQILSDVHTVYAPLCFLQIFCVYSYVCIEYLNLAVMAYDRYLAICYPLQYNTCMTAKKVAILIAVAWFFPFLTVVVLISLSAPLQLCGNIINKLYCGNYAIVKQACFDTRVNNIYGLIHTVISIIIPLCLILYTYMKILKVCYRGSKKTRQKAVSTCTPHLASLLNFSFGCCFQIIQSRFTLSVPHVLDILLSMYFLTCQPLFNPLLYGLKLPKIHNICKRLMCGDV; encoded by the coding sequence ATGATAAACTCCACGCAGGTTTTATATTTCACACTAAGTGCCTACTTGGACACAAAGGGCTTCAAGTCTTTATATTTCATCATTATAATGTGTCTGTATGCCTTCATCTTGTTGTCCAACCTGCTGCTCATCGTGGTGATCTGTGTGAACAGAAGTCTTCATGAACCCATGTACATCTTCCTGTGCAGCCTGTTTGTGAATGAGCTGTTTGGTAGCACAggtttgtttcctctcctcctggttCAAATTCTCTCAGACGTTCACACTGTGTATgctcctctctgttttctgcagATCTTCTGTGTGTACTCCTATGTGTGTATAGAATATTTAAACTTAGCCGTCATGGCTTATGACAGATACCTTGCTATCTGTTATCCTCTACAATATAACACATGTATGACTGCTAAAAAGGTGGCCATTCTGATTGCTGTTGCATGGTTTTTCCCCTTTCTtactgttgttgtgttgatttCCTTGAGTGCTCCGCTGCAGCTGTGCGGGAACATCATTAACAAATTGTACTGTGGAAACTACGCCATCGTCAAACAGGCGTGCTTCGACACCAGAGTAAATAACATCTACGGACTCATTCACACAGTCATCTCCATCATTATCCCTCTCTGTCTGATTCTCTACACGTACATGAAAATACTCAAAGTTTGTTATCGTGGATCCAAAAAGACGAGGCAGAAAGCTGTCAGCACCTGCACGCCTCACCTTGCCTCTCTGCTCAACTTCTCCTTCGGCTGTTGTTTTCAGATCATACAGAGCAGGTTCACTTTAAGTGTCCCCCATGTGTTGGATATATTATTATCTATGTATTTTCTGACATGCCAGCCTCTCTTTAACCCATTACTGTACGGGCTGAAACTGCCGAAAATACATAATATATGTAAACGTCTGATGTGTGGTGATGTGTAA
- the LOC110001670 gene encoding olfactory receptor 4E2-like produces MINSTHGSYFTLGAYMETGLLKYLFFLITLTLYVLIICANLFLIVVICMNRSLHEPMYIFLCSLFVNELFGSTCLFPLLLVQILSDVHTVSAPLCFLQIFCLYSYGAVEFFTLAIMSYDRYLAICYPLHYNTCMTPNKISMLTALIWLYPFFINAVIVFGLTFPLQLCGNIINKVYCDNYYVVKLACSDTTLNNVFGLSHMFTVIFGLIVLIIYTYIRILHVCFCGSKQTRQKAVSTCTPHLASLLNFSCGCFFEIVQSRFNLYNLPNMLRVFLSLYWLTGQPLVNPLLYGLQMSKIRMVSKSLFFRETQ; encoded by the coding sequence ATGATCAACTCCACACATGGCTCATATTTCACTCTGGGAGCCTACATGGAAACAGGGCTTCTCAAATATCTCTTTTTCCTGATAACTCTgactttgtatgttttaataatCTGTGCGAACCTGTTCCTCATCGTGGTGATCTGTATGAACAGAAGTCTTCATGAACCCATGTACATCTTCCTGTGCAGCCTGTTTGTAAACGAGCTGTTTGGTAGcacatgtttgtttcctctcctcctggttCAGATTCTCTCAGACGTTCACACTGtgtctgctcctctctgtttcCTGCAGATCTTCTGCTTGTACTCTTACGGGGCAGTCGAGTTTTTTACTTTAGCCATCATGTCTTATGACAGGTATCTTGCTATTTGTTATCCTCTACATTATAACACATGTATGACCCCCAATAAGATTTCTATGCTCACTGCTCTGATCTGGCTGTACCCATTCTTTATCAACGCTGTCATCGTGTTTGGTCTGACCTttcctctgcagctgtgtgGGAACATCATCAACAAAGTTTATTGTGACAACTATTATGTGGTCAAACTGGCGTGCTCTGACACAACGCTCAATAATGTGTTTGGACTTAGTCACATGTTTACGGTGATCTTTGGTCTTATCGTTCTAATCATTTACACGTACATCCGGATCCTCCACGTGTGTTTCTGTGGATCCAAGCAGACAAGGCAGAAAGCCGTCAGCACCTGCACACCTCACCTGGCCTCTCTGCTCAACTTCTCCTGCGGCTGTTTCTTTGAGATCGTCCAGAGCAGGTTCAACCTTTACAATTTACCAAATATGTTGCgtgtttttttgtccttatACTGGCTCACAGGCCAACCACTTGTTAACCCTTTGCTGTACGGGTTGCAGATGTCTAAAATACGCATGGTCAGTAAAAGTCTGTTCTTTCGTGAAACTCAGTGA
- the LOC110001675 gene encoding olfactory receptor 1468-like has product MENTSELVFVLQGLNASLTNRHVYFSFALVSYLLTIFINLTLIVVVWLEKSLHEPIYIFLCNLCFNGICGASSFYPKLLHDLLADSHVITYAGCLTQIFVVYSYVFVEFTSLTVMAFDRYLAICKPLQYHTVMTTQRVVQLLLLTWSFSLLEISVGVTLTARLPLCGRHIPKIFCTNWEVVKLSCSDTVVNNIYGFVLTFSHISQTVLIVVSYTHLVRASLRVHANRRKFIQTCLPHLVTLLVFTSSLMFDVMYSRYGGGELQMVKNALAAEFLVVPPLINPIIYGINLHQIRSRILQNFSHKPKTLKPRPRQQEMIQN; this is encoded by the coding sequence ATGGAGAACACCTCAGAGCTGGTTTTTGTTCTTCAGGGTCTGAACGCCTCTCTGACAAATCGTCACGTGTACTTCTCGTTCGCCCTCGTGTCGTACCTGCTCACCATCTTCATCAACCTGACGCTCATCGTGGTCGTGTGGCTGGAGAAGTCGCTCCACGAGCCCATCTACATCTTCCTGTGTAACCTTTGTTTTAATGGAATCTGCGGGGCGTCCAGCTTCTACCCCAAACTCCTCCACGACCTCCTGGCCGACTCGCACGTCATCACGTACGCCGGCTGCCTGACTCAGATCTTCGTGGTTTATAGTTACGTGTTTGTTGAGTTCACAAGTCTGACCGTCATGGCGTTCGACCGTTACCTGGCGATTTGTAAGCCGCTGCAGTACCACACGGTGATGACCACGCAGCGAGTGGTGCAGCTGCTGCTcctcacctggagtttctcgcTGCTGGAGATATCAGTGGGCGTAACGCTGACCGCCCGCCTGCCGCTCTGCGGGCGCCACATCCCCAAAATCTTCTGCACCAACTGGGAGGTAGTGAAGCTGTCGTGCTCCGACACCGTGGTCAACAACATCTACGGCTTCGTGCTCACGTTCTCGCACATCTCGCAGACAGTTCTCATCGTGGTGTCCTACACACACCTGGTCCGCGCCTCGCTGCGTGTCCACGCCAACCGCAGGAAGTTCATACAGACGTGTCTGCCACACCTGGTCACGCTGCTCGTCTTCACCAGCTCGCTCATGTTTGACGTCATGTACTCTCGTTACGGCGGCGGCGAGCTGCAGATGGTGAAGAACGCACTGGCGGCAGAGTTCCTGGTGGTCCCGCCCCTCATCAACCCCATCATCTACGGCATCAACCTGCACCAGATCCGCTCCAGGATCCTCCAGAACTTCAGCCACAAACCCAAAACTCTGAAACCAAGACCACGTCAACAAGAAATGATTCAAAACTAA